In Desulfatirhabdium butyrativorans DSM 18734, the sequence GCTGGACGGCGTTTTTCTTATGGTGTACGGCTGCCGCCGTCCCGGGACTTGTCGCATTGTACTGGATCGAAAAAAGACCGCATGAATCCGTCGTCTGAATCCCCTCTGCAGATGTCTTGCCGAAGATGCGGCACCTGCTGCAAAAAAGGCGGACCCAGTCTCCATCTGGAGGATCGGGAGCTTGTCCTGAGCGGTGTCCTGCCGCTTTCCTCACTGGTTACCATTCGGAAAGGCGAGTGGGTATACGATGGGAAAACGCAAACCATCAGAGCCTCAGAGACCGAGTTTGTTCGGATACAGGGTACGGGGTCAGGCTGGCGATGTCTGTACTGGGATGAAGCTACCCGGAACTGCACCCTGTATGCGGATCGCCCCATCGAGTGCCGGGCGCTGAAGTGCTGGGATACTCGGGAAATCGAGGCCATTTACGATCGGCCCCGATTGACAAGGGCGGAAATTCTGGAGGATGTTCCCGGATGGCTGGATCTGATCCGGACCCATGAAAAGCACTGCAGCATCGATCGATTGACGCGGCTTCTCCTTCAGTGCGGCAACCACCTCCCTGATGCAGGAATCGAGGAGCTGGTTGCCTTCGACGGGAACATGCGAAAGCTCACGGTGGAACGATCCGGGATATCCCCGGACATCCTGCCCTTTCTCTATGGGAGGGCGCTTCGTGAAGTGATTGAACAAATCCGGGTTGCCAACAGAAGCCTCATATAGTTCAAACACGGCACTCGCCGGTTTTGGAAGGCGTCCAGCCGAAATGATCCTTTTTTCGATTATTTCCCCGGTTTTTTCTTTGTCGGGGCCAGTTCGTCCGGCAAACGGGAGATATCATCCGACAATACCCATACCCCACCCTTGGCCTCACATGAGGCCCGATCCCTGGCAATGGGCATCCAGATGCCACCCTGAACCTGGCATGCGCCCGGCTCTGTTGCGTTGGCCCCCTGACAAACCGAAAGATCTGCCCTCCCGTCGGGCCGGACACAGTATGCGCAGCGGTATGCTTCTCCGCGCATGATGGCATTTTCACCCGGGTTTACAAAAAGATGCGTAGCCCCTTTCATCGCAGCATGTTCCATCAAATCGCC encodes:
- a CDS encoding YkgJ family cysteine cluster protein, which produces MSCRRCGTCCKKGGPSLHLEDRELVLSGVLPLSSLVTIRKGEWVYDGKTQTIRASETEFVRIQGTGSGWRCLYWDEATRNCTLYADRPIECRALKCWDTREIEAIYDRPRLTRAEILEDVPGWLDLIRTHEKHCSIDRLTRLLLQCGNHLPDAGIEELVAFDGNMRKLTVERSGISPDILPFLYGRALREVIEQIRVANRSLI